From the genome of Lentisphaera araneosa HTCC2155, one region includes:
- a CDS encoding DUF1592 domain-containing protein gives MSRSTRSSTKRQQKKSHSGKSPVYIFLILMLAAAGLGWYFLGEHTVRNENNTVANLGTSHETPQGKPSHLDESSLREVGSLDKESIKSSLGTSSEKAVLPEKNFDFLANYCLNCHDAEKEEGEVNLEDLDFHITTIEQAELWQSVLNAINSGEMPPEDKKQPKSQEKADFLESLSNTMVDARKVLSDSGGKITMSRLNKREYQNSLDALLGVKLDEKFLPADGGSNDFDTVGASLFLSSSKLEEYLKSGRKALDEFYLKRAARNVKPFVYRVEPEILIKKARENSQKAKKDAKKPQHYGGGKYGQHYARLPHNDKGAYLMLTTGNVLIHLNPKKEMPPGTYTLRVAGGVTAESPSYRHFIELGHPEEGKNIKSQLDGFPIKSLHITGRPGQPNVTETQIRVGMDTRRDFVIRERQPTAWGHLRKILNKEQNRNGYGHEPSIWIDWIEIEGPIVQNQAKSPLDQILDLHHEKSTGDQFKRARNIIKDFAIKALRENQPSAQFVDALLEIFKRQLKIDKDFDVAIRKPLSIILASPGFIYLNEPGREGNPRGLSDRELAVRLSYFLWSSPPDDRLISLANKRELRNPKVLRQEVERMIKDPKAHHFAAGLVHQWLDMERLDLFQFNGQTFREFDENTREASREEVYQSFLYLLRSSEQGQVHNLLKSDYVVVNAMMASYYGLEGVKGDHYRKVSLANNSPRGGLLGMAAIHVMGSDGRESNPVERGAWVLRHILNDPPPPAPANVPQISRLDDKVLTKRQRLVAHQEEPQCASCHRKIDPIGFGMENFDASGKWRGSYTTATMDKATRKKNKGFKPKKVDASGALYKGPAFADFFELRDRISERKEDFSQGFIEALIEYGLRRPYAFTDDELTSQIMASAKRQDYQLVDFIHGIVQSKQFQSK, from the coding sequence ATGAGCCGCTCAACAAGATCCTCCACGAAAAGACAACAAAAGAAGAGTCATTCCGGGAAATCCCCCGTCTATATCTTCCTTATTCTAATGCTTGCTGCTGCCGGTCTTGGCTGGTATTTTTTAGGTGAACATACTGTTAGAAATGAGAATAATACCGTGGCGAATTTGGGTACTTCCCATGAAACTCCCCAAGGTAAACCTTCCCACTTAGATGAGTCTTCGCTTCGCGAAGTGGGGTCTCTTGATAAAGAAAGCATCAAGAGTTCTCTTGGGACAAGCTCCGAAAAGGCAGTTCTCCCCGAAAAGAACTTCGACTTTTTAGCCAATTATTGTCTTAATTGTCACGATGCGGAAAAAGAAGAGGGCGAAGTTAATCTCGAAGACCTGGATTTTCATATAACAACTATCGAACAGGCCGAGCTCTGGCAGAGCGTGCTCAATGCAATAAATTCCGGGGAAATGCCCCCTGAAGATAAAAAGCAGCCCAAGAGTCAGGAAAAGGCTGATTTTCTTGAAAGCCTTTCCAATACCATGGTAGATGCCAGAAAAGTTCTTTCGGATAGTGGCGGAAAAATCACCATGAGCCGCCTGAATAAAAGAGAGTACCAGAATAGTCTTGATGCTTTATTAGGCGTGAAGCTGGATGAAAAATTCCTTCCAGCGGATGGTGGCTCCAATGATTTCGACACCGTCGGAGCCTCATTATTTCTGTCCAGTAGCAAATTGGAAGAGTATTTAAAAAGCGGTCGCAAAGCCCTGGATGAGTTCTATCTCAAGAGAGCTGCACGAAATGTTAAGCCCTTTGTTTATCGTGTAGAGCCTGAAATATTAATCAAAAAGGCTCGTGAGAATAGCCAGAAAGCTAAGAAGGATGCTAAAAAGCCCCAACATTATGGAGGGGGAAAATACGGTCAACATTACGCTAGACTTCCTCATAACGACAAAGGCGCTTATTTGATGCTCACCACCGGTAATGTGCTCATTCATTTAAACCCCAAAAAAGAGATGCCTCCTGGAACTTATACCTTACGTGTGGCTGGAGGGGTCACGGCAGAGTCACCGTCTTATCGTCATTTTATCGAGCTGGGACATCCTGAGGAAGGGAAAAATATAAAGAGTCAATTAGATGGCTTTCCTATAAAGTCTCTGCACATCACGGGAAGACCAGGGCAGCCGAATGTTACTGAAACTCAAATAAGAGTGGGGATGGATACAAGACGTGATTTTGTCATTCGTGAACGTCAGCCCACAGCTTGGGGGCACTTAAGGAAGATTTTGAACAAAGAGCAGAATAGAAATGGTTATGGCCATGAACCCTCCATTTGGATCGATTGGATAGAGATTGAAGGACCCATCGTGCAAAATCAGGCTAAATCACCCTTGGATCAAATTCTTGACCTTCATCATGAAAAAAGTACTGGAGATCAATTTAAGCGGGCTCGAAATATTATTAAAGATTTTGCTATTAAAGCTCTGCGTGAAAACCAACCCAGCGCACAGTTTGTCGATGCACTTCTAGAAATTTTTAAGCGACAGCTCAAAATTGACAAAGACTTCGATGTCGCTATACGAAAGCCCTTGAGTATAATTTTGGCTTCACCTGGTTTTATTTATCTGAATGAACCTGGTCGGGAAGGCAATCCGCGAGGCTTAAGTGATCGCGAGTTGGCCGTGCGCTTGTCTTATTTTCTTTGGAGCTCACCTCCAGATGATAGACTTATTAGCCTTGCCAATAAGCGAGAATTACGAAACCCAAAAGTTTTACGCCAGGAAGTTGAACGCATGATCAAAGACCCCAAAGCACATCATTTTGCCGCAGGTCTCGTGCATCAATGGTTGGACATGGAACGTCTGGATTTATTTCAGTTTAATGGGCAGACCTTCCGCGAATTTGACGAAAACACCAGGGAGGCTTCGCGTGAAGAAGTGTATCAATCATTTCTTTATCTATTGCGCTCCTCAGAGCAGGGCCAAGTCCATAACTTATTAAAAAGTGATTATGTTGTCGTCAACGCTATGATGGCGTCTTATTATGGACTGGAAGGTGTGAAGGGGGATCACTACCGCAAAGTTTCGCTAGCAAATAACTCTCCACGAGGCGGCCTTTTAGGCATGGCGGCTATTCACGTCATGGGCAGTGACGGTAGAGAGAGCAATCCGGTTGAGCGCGGCGCCTGGGTTTTGCGCCACATACTCAATGACCCGCCACCTCCAGCTCCTGCCAATGTACCTCAAATTTCACGCCTGGATGATAAAGTATTAACAAAACGCCAGCGTTTAGTCGCTCACCAAGAAGAACCGCAATGCGCCAGTTGCCATCGTAAAATCGATCCTATTGGCTTTGGCATGGAGAACTTTGATGCCTCAGGTAAATGGCGCGGTTCATACACTACCGCAACGATGGATAAAGCAACTCGGAAAAAAAACAAGGGCTTTAAACCCAAGAAAGTTGATGCTTCCGGAGCTTTATATAAAGGACCGGCCTTTGCCGATTTCTTTGAATTGAGAGATAGGATCAGCGAGAGAAAAGAGGATTTTTCTCAGGGTTTCATCGAGGCACTCATCGAGTATGGCCTGCGCCGACCTTATGCTTTTACTGATGATGAATTGACTTCACAAATCATGGCATCAGCAAAAAGACAGGATTATCAATTGGTCGATTTCATCCACGGCATCGTGCAATCAAAACAATTTCAATCTAAATAG
- a CDS encoding DUF1552 domain-containing protein — protein MNMNRRNFLRGSGAFVALPLLESAGFKAFAAGSNKKTLPPKRLAFMGMGYGVTAETWFPDIKDSGAAYKLSEGLSPLKRHKKDFTIVQGCKHKFSRQPHWGSTFWLTGANQYGTPGQSFSNTISADQVMANAVGKHTRFTSIQLDSRDTKSGGHGPGTSLAWDQRGKPIPAFNSALMTYHKLFSADNMPLAQRQSMIADRRSVLDSIHIEAKRIQKGLTKTDVDKLNEYYQSIRDIETSLSKEEAWLDVPKAKAPFAAPADSVKGIQEIELMYKLMVAALQTDSTRVITYRLPVHSLMQSLQIGANPHNMSHYKPGETMEGSKKRDKAHSELLAGFIDQLKATKEADGSRLFDNVALAFGSNIRSIHYMDNCPTLISGGAANIKLGHNLVLPKDTPLNNVWLTMLQGVGLNLKNHGDSTGIIKELQA, from the coding sequence ATGAATATGAACAGACGAAACTTTTTACGAGGCTCAGGGGCTTTTGTGGCCTTGCCTTTGCTGGAATCAGCGGGATTTAAGGCTTTTGCTGCCGGCTCCAACAAAAAGACATTACCACCCAAAAGACTGGCTTTCATGGGCATGGGTTATGGTGTGACTGCGGAAACCTGGTTCCCAGATATCAAAGACTCCGGAGCAGCTTACAAACTTAGCGAAGGCCTGAGCCCTTTAAAACGACACAAAAAAGACTTTACCATCGTACAAGGCTGTAAACACAAATTTAGTCGCCAACCTCATTGGGGTAGTACATTTTGGCTCACTGGAGCCAATCAATACGGCACCCCGGGACAATCTTTTTCCAATACAATTTCCGCCGATCAAGTCATGGCAAATGCCGTGGGTAAACACACTCGTTTTACATCTATTCAACTGGATAGCCGCGATACAAAAAGCGGTGGTCATGGCCCGGGGACTTCTTTAGCCTGGGATCAACGAGGCAAGCCCATACCTGCCTTTAATTCGGCTCTTATGACTTATCACAAACTCTTTTCTGCTGATAATATGCCATTAGCTCAACGCCAAAGCATGATCGCAGATAGACGCAGTGTATTGGATTCCATTCACATTGAAGCCAAGCGCATTCAAAAGGGTTTGACCAAGACAGATGTGGATAAATTAAACGAATATTACCAGTCCATACGCGATATAGAAACAAGTTTAAGTAAAGAAGAAGCCTGGCTGGACGTACCCAAAGCAAAAGCACCTTTTGCGGCCCCTGCAGACAGTGTGAAAGGTATTCAGGAAATTGAACTCATGTACAAGCTCATGGTTGCTGCACTGCAAACCGACAGTACCCGGGTGATTACTTACCGTCTACCGGTTCACAGTTTAATGCAAAGCCTGCAGATAGGTGCGAACCCTCACAACATGAGTCATTATAAACCCGGCGAAACAATGGAGGGTTCAAAGAAAAGAGATAAGGCTCACAGTGAATTGCTAGCTGGCTTCATCGATCAATTAAAAGCGACTAAAGAAGCGGATGGCTCGCGCTTATTTGATAATGTTGCTTTGGCTTTTGGATCAAATATTCGTTCCATTCACTACATGGACAATTGTCCTACACTTATTTCCGGGGGTGCCGCCAATATAAAATTAGGGCATAACCTGGTTTTACCTAAGGATACGCCACTGAATAATGTCTGGCTAACCATGCTGCAGGGCGTTGGCCTTAATCTAAAAAACCATGGTGATAGTACGGGCATTATTAAGGAGCTTCAGGCATGA
- a CDS encoding prepilin-type N-terminal cleavage/methylation domain-containing protein: protein MMKKFSLIEILVVVAIIGILASLLVPSLKSARKKSKSAVCKSTIGQLGVSAYIFADDNDGRIPISGAAGSLPNTSGIWWTNALKDGGYVQWTEAAMTCPSMPYDGGWSDEKVVTYGAPRPGKVVRAGEITSPYNGFKLNEVESPSELFWYSDSAKSDNGVLKQWNNFEYWYKNRGRTSALRIHARHSERANLWFADGHVSSHWLGSMKQLGIDYIFTENGTALSF from the coding sequence ATGATGAAGAAATTTAGTTTAATTGAAATTTTAGTTGTGGTTGCGATAATAGGTATTTTGGCGTCCTTGTTGGTACCTTCACTTAAGAGTGCCAGGAAAAAGAGTAAATCTGCGGTTTGTAAATCCACCATTGGCCAGCTTGGTGTGTCTGCATATATCTTTGCCGATGATAATGATGGAAGAATTCCAATAAGTGGTGCAGCTGGCAGTCTTCCTAACACCAGTGGGATTTGGTGGACTAATGCTCTAAAAGACGGAGGATATGTTCAGTGGACAGAAGCGGCAATGACTTGCCCTTCAATGCCTTATGATGGGGGCTGGTCAGACGAGAAGGTTGTAACGTATGGAGCGCCAAGACCCGGCAAGGTGGTACGGGCAGGTGAGATAACAAGTCCCTATAATGGTTTCAAACTTAATGAAGTTGAATCACCGTCAGAATTGTTTTGGTACTCAGATTCGGCTAAGTCTGACAATGGCGTATTAAAACAATGGAATAACTTCGAATACTGGTATAAAAACAGAGGACGAACTTCAGCATTGAGAATTCATGCTCGACATAGTGAAAGGGCAAATCTTTGGTTTGCCGACGGTCATGTCTCTTCCCATTGGTTAGGTTCAATGAAGCAATTGGGAATCGATTACATTTTTACAGAAAATGGAACGGCCCTTAGTTTCTAG